In Juglans microcarpa x Juglans regia isolate MS1-56 chromosome 4S, Jm3101_v1.0, whole genome shotgun sequence, a single window of DNA contains:
- the LOC121262454 gene encoding protein FD, which yields MLSSTGGPRESTFNKTLNLNNRGSSSSSSSKSLSSTSATSSPSPFSTSFHQSIRATKTMEEVWKDISLASLPDQETTPRIHERPHPTSNNVILQDFLARPFSKDHTPVSQVSTATETGTLYGSASLVSPPATVLSLHSGSEFHFLDNSDPLRPDSHLQPQSISNISPFGSSFEAFASTTGLPSFGKKRVPESDSSSGDRRHKRMMKNRESAARSRARKQAYTNELELEVAHLMEENAKLRKQQEQLRVAAAAPLPKKHSLHRTSTAPF from the exons ATGCTGTCATCGACGGGAGGTCCCAGAGAAAGTACCTTCAACAAAACCTTAAACCTCAACAACAGAGGctcatcatcatcgtcatccTCAAAATCACTTTCATCCACATCTGCTACCTCATCGCCTTCGCCATTCTCAACCTCCTTCCACCAATCCATAAGAGCCACCAAAACCATGGAAGAGGTATGGAAGGACATCAGTCTGGCTTCCCTTCCTGACCAAGAAACCACCCCAAGAATCCACGAACGTCCCCACCCAACCTCCAACAACGTCATCCTCCAAGACTTTCTTGCCCGACCCTTTAGCAAAGATCACACGCCGGTCAGCCAAGTCTCCACCGCCACAGAGACGGGCACTCTCTATGGCTCTGCCTCTTTGGTGTCGCCTCCAGCCACTGTTTTGAGCTTGCATTCGGGTTCTGAATTTCATTTCCTTGATAACTCTGACCCACTAAGGCCTGACTCCCATTTACAGCCCCAATCCATTTCTAATATCTCTCCTTTCGGTAGCTCATTTGAGGCTTTCGCATCCACTACTGGCTTGCCGTCTTTTGGGAAGAAAAGAGTTCCGGAATCTGACAGCAGCTCAGGGGATCGGCGACATAAGCGTATGATGAAGAATCGAGAGTCCGCCGCCCGATCAAGAGCTAGAAAGCAG GCCTACACAAACGAGTTGGAACTTGAAGTTGCTCACTTGATGGAAGAGAATGCAAAGCTCAGAAAACAGCAGGAACAG TTAAGGGTAGCTGCAGCCGCCCCACTTCCCAAAAAGCACTCGCTGCATCGAACGTCAACTGCTCCATTTTGA
- the LOC121262455 gene encoding pentatricopeptide repeat-containing protein At3g51320: protein MARFSMRELTRLRSSVLFQPTSKTNLSRPRFCSSSVPLEKTATSLYQRRCILETCQNMRQLLQIQAHFITSGLFHNPFWAGRILQCSSDFGDLDYTILIFRYINWPDRLCINTVIKAYSNSCVPFQAMVFYFEWLRNGFLPNSYTFVPLVGSIAKMGCFKSGKKCHGQAVKNGVDSVLSVQNALIHMYGCCGAVDLASNVFAEMSNRDLVSWNSVLYVYSRLDDLGIAHRLFDIMPERNVVSWNIMINGYLKGGNPGCGLKLFREMVKFGLRGSDTTMVSVLTACGRSARVREGRSVHGCHIRIFLRSSIVIDTALIDMYSRCQRVDMACRVFERMANKNLVSWNAMVMGHCLHGNPEDGLLLFGEMLGRPRSKHKETNLYKSSRCGEGKEGIIPDEITFIGVLCACARSGLLAEGRAYFGQMIDIFNIKPNFAHNWCMANLYASVGLVQEAEEILRNMPEDDKSSESLFWANLFGSCRFLGDVSLGEKIAKSLIEMEPHKSLSYQLLLNVYAVAGRWEDVAQVKDMMKDRKVGRLPGCNLKDLKEIVHELKVSDYWREGMDEVSMMMGALAKKSSLSSPNSKQPHLNDTNFNLASEASEDCRK from the coding sequence atggcaagatTTTCCATGCGGGAACTTACTCGACTCAGAAGCTCCGTTCTCTTTCAACCCACCTCCAAAACCAACCTCTCTCGGCCCAGATTTTGCTCTTCCTCTGTTCCCCTTGAAAAGACTGCTACTTCACTTTATCAGCGAAGGTGTATACTCGAAACATGTCAAAATATGAGGCAGTTGCTGCAAATCCAAGCTCATTTTATCACTTCGGGTCTCTTCCACAACCCCTTCTGGGCAGGCAGAATTCTGCAGTGCTCTTCGGATTTCGGGGATTTAGATTACACTATTTTAATTTTCCGATATATAAATTGGCCAGATAGGTTATGTATTAATACTGTCATCAAGGCTTACTCTAATAGTTGTGTTCCGTTCCAGGCTATGGTGTTCTATTTTGAATGGTTGAGAAATGGGTTTTTGCCTAATAGCTATACTTTTGTACCACTTGTTGGGTCTATTGCGAAGATGGGTTGTTTTAAATCCGGGAAGAAGTGTCATGGGCAGGCCGTTAAGAATGGAGTTGATAGTGTGTTGTCAGTTCAGAACGCTTTGATTCATATGTACGGTTGTTGTGGGGCCGTTGACCTTGCTAGTAATGTGTTCGCTGAAATGTCCAACAGGGATTTGGTGTCGTGGAATTCAGTCCTCTATGTATACTCTAGACTTGATGATTTGGGCATTGCTCATCGGTTATTTGATATAATGCCTGAACGAAATGTGGTTTCTTGGAATATTATGATCAATGGGTATTTGAAAGGTGGGAACCCTGGGTGTGGATTGAAGTTGTTCAGGGAAATGGTTAAGTTCGGATTGAGAGGCAGTGATACAACTATGGTTAGCGTGCTCACTGCTTGTGGCCGGTCAGCTAGAGTAAGAGAGGGAAGATCAGTTCATGGGTGTCACATTAGGATATTCTTGAGATCAAGTATTGTTATTGATACAGCTTTGATAGATATGTATAGCAGGTGCCAGAGGGTGGACATGGCATGTAGAGTCTTTGAAAGAATGGCAAATAAGAATTTGGTTTCCTGGAATGCAATGGTCATGGGCCATTGCCTTCATGGAAATCCAGAAGATGGGCTTCTCCTATTCGGTGAAATGTTGGGTAGACCAAGGTCAAAACATAAAGAAACCAACCTTTATAAGAGTTCAAGGTGTGGCGAAGGGAAAGAAGGAATAATCCCAGATGAAATAACCTTCATTGGGGTTCTCTGCGCCTGTGCTCGCTCTGGGCTTTTAGCAGAGGGCAGAGCTTATTTCGGCCAAATGATAGACATATTCAATATAAAGCCCAATTTTGCACATAATTGGTGTATGGCAAATCTCTATGCCAGCGTGGGGCTTGTCCAAGAGGCTGAGGAAATCTTAAGGAATATGCCAGAAGATGATAAGTCATCAGAATCCCTGTTTTGGGCTAATTTGTTTGGTTCCTGTCGTTTCCTAGGAGATGTATCTTTAGgagaaaaaattgcaaaatcGCTAATCGAAATGGAACCGCATAAGTCCTTATCTTATCAACTATTGTTGAATGTCTATGCCGTGGCAGGTCGATGGGAGGATGTTGCTCAGGTAAAAGACATGATGAAGGATCGAAAGGTTGGAAGGCTGCCCGGATGTAATCTTAAAGACTTGAAAGAAATAGTTCACGAGTTGAAAGTGAGTGATTACTGGCGCGAAGGGATGGATGAGGTGAGCATGATGATGGGTGCATTGGCTAAAAAGTCAAGCTTGTCGAGTCCCAATTCAAAACAGCCACATCTAAATGACACAAACTTCAATTTAGCATCAGAAGCAAGTGAAGACTGCAGAAAATGA
- the LOC121262456 gene encoding SKP1-like protein 1B, which produces MSSSKKITLKSSDGESFEVDEAVALESQTIKHMIEDDCADNGIPLPNVTSKILAKVIEYCKKHVEPANSEDRTSEDDLKAWDMEFVRVDQATLFDLILAANYLNIKSLLDLTCQTVADMIKGKTPEEIRKTFNIKNDFTPEEEEEVRRENQWAFE; this is translated from the exons ATGTCGTCGTCGAAGAAGATCACCCTGAAGAGTTCCGATGGCGAGTCCTTCGAGGTCGACGAGGCCGTGGCTCTTGAGTCTCAGACCATCAAGCACATGATCGAGGACGATTGCGCCGACAACGGCATCCCTCTCCCCAACGTGACGAGCAAGATCTTGGCCAAGGTCATCGAGTACTGCAAGAAGCACGTCGAACCGGCCAACTCTGAGGACCGCACCTCCGAAGATGATCTCAAAGCTTGGGACATGGAGTTCGTCAGGGTTGACCAGGCCACTCTCTTCGATCTCATTCTG GCTGCAAACTATTTGAACATCAAAAGCCTCCTGGATCTGACATGCCAGACTGTGGCGGACATGATCAAGGGAAAGACCCCAGAGGAGATCCGCAAGACCTTTAACATCAAGAATGACTTTACCccagaggaagaggaagaggttcGTCGGGAGAACCAGTGGGCATTTGAATGA
- the LOC121262457 gene encoding protein MID1-COMPLEMENTING ACTIVITY 1-like, with the protein MSSWDNLGELATVAQLTGLDAVKLIGLIGKAANTARLHKRNCRQFAQHLKLIGNLLEQLKISELKKYPETREPLEQLEDALRRSYILVNSCQDRSYLYLLAMGWNIVYQFRKAQNEIDRYLRLVPLITLVDNARVRERLEDIERDEREYTLDEEDRKVQDVILNPDPSTNDAMVLKKTLSCSYPNLPFNEALRKENEKLQLELQRSQAHLDVSQCEVIQHLIDVTETAATNALPEKNLLEKSHKKVEQNYSDTNSDNEHSSDEGYRKKKSDTLTTSRNMSSASSGHDLLSTRGSLRHEEWHTDLLGCCSEPCLCIKTLVFPCGTFSKIATVATNRHISPGEACNDLMAYSLILSCCCYTCNVRRKLRKMLNITGGSIDDFLSHLMCCCCALVQEWREVEIRGAYGLEKTKISPPPSQYMES; encoded by the exons ATGTCTTCGTGGGACAATCTTGGGGAGCTTGCAACTGTGGCCCAACTTACGGGCCTGGACGCGGTGAAACTGATTGGATTGATCGGGAAGGCCGCGAACACTGCGCGACTGCACAAGAGGAACTGCAGGCAATTTGCGCAGCATTTGAAGTTAATCGGGAACTTGCTGGAGCAGCTCAAGATCTCAGAGCTTAAGAAGTACCCCGAGACGCGGGAGCCTCTGGAGCAGCTTGAGGATGCGTTGAGGAGGTCCTACATCTTGGTCAACAGCTGCCAGGACCGGAGCTATCTGTATTTGTTGGCAATGGGATGGAACATCGTGTACCAGTTCCGAAAGGCCCAGAATGAGATTGACAGATACTTGCGGCTTGTACCGTTGATTACTCTTGTGGACAATGCTAGAGTCAGG GAGAGACTTGAAGATATTGAAAGGGATGAGCGAGAATACACATTGGATGAAGAGGACAGAAAGGTGCAGGATGTGATACTGAACCCAGATCCCTCAACTAATGATGCTATGGTGTTGAAGAAAACTCTTTCTTGTTCCTACCCAAACTTGCCTTTCAATGAAGCActtagaaaggaaaatgaaaagcttCAACTTGAACTACAAAGATCACAAGCTCACTTGGATGTGAGCCAATGTGAAGTAATTCAACATCTGATAGATGTAACAGAAACTGCTGCTACCAACGCCCTTCCGGAGAAAAATTTGCTTGAAAAAAGTCACAAGAAAGTGGAACAGAATTATTCAGATACCAATAGTGACAATGAGCATTCATCTGATGAAGGCTATCGTAAGAAGAAAAGTGATACTCTTACAACTTCAAG AAACATGTCTTCAGCTTCATCTGGCCATGATCTGCTCTCAACTAGAGGTTCACTTCGACACGAAGAATGGCATACTGATCTACTTGGTTGCTGTTCTGAACCTTGTCTAT GTATAAAGACGCTTGTCTTTCCTTGTGGGACATTTTCAAAGATTGCTACTGTAGCAACTAATAGGCATATTT CTCCAGGGGAAGCATGCAACGATTTGATGGCATATTCGTTGATATTGTCATGCTGTTGCTATACTTGCAATGTCAGAAGAAAGCTTCGCAAGATGTTAAACATTACG GGAGGCTCCATTGATGATTTCCTTTCTCATTTGATGTGTTGCTGCTGTGCCCTTGTCCAAGAATGGAGAGAGGTGGAGATCCGTGGGGCTTATG GTCTTGAGAAGACAAAGATAAGCCCTCCACCCTCGCAATACATGGAATCTTAA